A section of the Enterococcus montenegrensis genome encodes:
- a CDS encoding alpha-ketoacid dehydrogenase subunit beta — MAQKTMIQAITDALSLELGADENVLVFGEDVGKNGGVFRATEGLQEKYGEDRVFDTPLAESGIGGLAFGLALEGFRPVPEIQFFGFVFEVMDEIVGQMARTRYRMGGTRNLPITIRSPFGGGVHTPELHSDNLEGLMAQSPGLRVVIPSNPYDAKGLLIASIRSNDPVVFLEHMKLYRSFRDEVPDEAYEVPLDKAAVTREGKDVSIITYGAMVREAIKAADNLAKENIDAEIIDLRTVAPLDIETIIASVEKTGRVVVVQEAQKQAGVGAQVVSEISERAVLSLEAPVGRVSAPDTVFPFGQAENIWLPNAADIEAKVKEIVNF, encoded by the coding sequence ATGGCGCAAAAAACAATGATCCAAGCGATCACCGACGCATTGAGTTTGGAATTAGGTGCTGACGAAAATGTCTTAGTATTTGGTGAAGACGTAGGTAAAAATGGTGGGGTGTTCCGCGCAACAGAAGGTTTGCAAGAAAAATATGGTGAAGATCGCGTTTTCGATACACCGTTAGCAGAATCTGGTATTGGTGGTTTGGCTTTTGGTTTAGCTCTTGAAGGCTTCCGTCCAGTCCCTGAAATTCAGTTCTTTGGTTTTGTTTTTGAAGTAATGGATGAAATCGTAGGCCAAATGGCGCGGACACGTTACCGTATGGGCGGGACACGTAATTTGCCAATCACCATTCGTTCTCCATTTGGTGGTGGTGTGCACACACCTGAACTTCACTCAGATAATTTGGAAGGTTTAATGGCGCAATCTCCTGGTTTGCGGGTCGTTATTCCATCAAATCCTTATGATGCCAAAGGTTTATTGATTGCTTCAATTCGCAGTAATGATCCCGTTGTCTTTTTGGAACATATGAAACTTTATCGTTCATTCCGTGATGAAGTGCCAGATGAAGCTTATGAAGTTCCTTTGGACAAAGCAGCTGTAACTCGTGAAGGTAAAGATGTTTCAATTATTACTTATGGTGCAATGGTTCGTGAAGCAATTAAAGCTGCAGACAATTTAGCTAAAGAAAATATCGATGCTGAAATTATCGATCTTCGTACTGTCGCACCTTTAGATATTGAAACAATTATCGCATCTGTTGAAAAAACCGGCCGCGTCGTTGTCGTGCAAGAAGCACAAAAACAAGCTGGCGTTGGTGCTCAAGTTGTTTCTGAAATCTCTGAACGAGCTGTTTTATCTCTTGAAGCTCCTGTTGGTCGCGTTTCAGCGCCAGATACAGTCTTCCCGTTTGGTCAAGCTGAAAATATTTGGTTACCAAATGCTGCGGATATCGAAGCAAAAGTAAAAGAAATCGTCAACTTTTAA
- a CDS encoding dihydrolipoyllysine-residue acetyltransferase, translating to MAFQFKLPDIGEGIAEGEIVKWFVKPGDTINEDDTLLEVQNDKSVEEIPSPVTGTVKNIIVPEGTVANVGDVLVEIDAPGHEDNEGDSGVAATEQTPAQPAAVPTEQTSAASSGVYQFKLPDIGEGIAEGEIVKWFVKPGDTINEDDTLLEVQNDKSVEEIPSPVTGTVKNILVSEGTVANVGDVLVEIDAPGHNDAPKSAPAAPVSEAATPEASLTSSVVKAADPNKRVLAMPSVRQYAREKDVDITQVTATGKGGRVTKEDIDNFLNGNTSAAAAATTSTQATDVQQSQVAAKAAPAPKAFTSNMGDMEERVALTPTRKAIAKAMVTSKQTAPHVTLHDEVEVSALWDHRKKFKEVAAENGTKLTFLPYVVKALTATAKKFPVLNASIDDAKQEIVYKHYYNIGIATDTDHGLYVPNVKNADQKGMFAIADEINDKAQLAHDGKLAADDMRNGTITISNIGSVGGGFFTPVINYPEVAILGVGTIAQQPVVNAEGEIVVGRVMKLSLSFDHRIVDGATAQKAMNNIKRLLANPELMLMEG from the coding sequence ATGGCTTTTCAATTTAAATTACCGGACATCGGCGAAGGTATTGCAGAAGGCGAAATCGTAAAATGGTTCGTTAAACCTGGCGATACAATTAACGAAGATGATACGTTATTAGAAGTACAAAATGATAAATCAGTCGAAGAAATTCCGTCACCTGTTACAGGTACAGTTAAAAATATTATTGTACCAGAAGGAACAGTAGCAAATGTTGGCGATGTATTGGTTGAAATCGATGCTCCTGGGCATGAAGATAATGAAGGTGATAGTGGCGTAGCTGCGACGGAACAAACCCCAGCGCAACCTGCTGCGGTACCTACCGAGCAAACTTCAGCAGCAAGTAGTGGTGTTTATCAATTCAAATTACCAGACATCGGCGAAGGTATTGCAGAGGGCGAAATCGTAAAATGGTTTGTTAAACCTGGCGATACAATCAATGAAGATGATACATTATTAGAAGTACAAAATGATAAATCAGTCGAAGAAATTCCATCACCTGTTACAGGTACAGTTAAAAACATTCTTGTCTCAGAAGGGACAGTAGCAAATGTTGGGGATGTATTAGTTGAAATCGATGCACCAGGACACAATGATGCACCGAAATCTGCACCTGCAGCACCTGTAAGTGAAGCTGCAACTCCTGAAGCTTCACTTACAAGTAGTGTTGTCAAAGCAGCTGATCCGAATAAACGTGTCTTAGCGATGCCGTCAGTTCGTCAATATGCTCGCGAAAAAGATGTTGATATTACACAAGTAACAGCTACAGGTAAAGGCGGACGTGTAACAAAAGAAGATATTGATAACTTCTTAAATGGCAACACTTCAGCTGCAGCTGCCGCAACGACTTCTACACAAGCAACTGACGTACAACAAAGTCAAGTAGCTGCTAAAGCGGCACCGGCACCAAAAGCCTTCACTTCAAACATGGGCGACATGGAAGAGCGCGTTGCTTTAACACCAACACGTAAAGCAATTGCTAAAGCAATGGTTACAAGCAAACAAACAGCACCTCATGTCACATTACATGATGAAGTAGAAGTTTCTGCACTTTGGGATCACCGTAAGAAATTTAAAGAAGTAGCTGCTGAAAATGGCACTAAGTTGACATTTTTACCTTACGTTGTCAAAGCGTTGACTGCTACGGCTAAGAAATTCCCAGTTTTGAATGCTTCTATTGATGATGCAAAACAAGAAATTGTTTACAAACATTACTATAATATTGGGATTGCAACCGATACAGATCATGGTTTATACGTACCAAATGTTAAAAATGCAGATCAAAAAGGTATGTTTGCAATTGCTGATGAAATTAACGACAAAGCCCAATTGGCTCATGACGGTAAACTTGCTGCTGATGATATGCGTAATGGCACAATTACAATCAGCAATATCGGTTCGGTTGGTGGAGGATTCTTTACTCCGGTTATTAATTACCCAGAAGTTGCCATTTTAGGTGTAGGTACAATTGCACAACAACCAGTTGTTAATGCTGAGGGTGAAATCGTAGTTGGCCGCGTTATGAAACTTTCATTAAGTTTTGACCACCGCATCGTCGATGGCGCGACTGCTCAAAAAGCAATGAATAATATTAAACGCTTGTTAGCTAACCCAGAGCTAATGTTAATGGAAGGATGA